A section of the bacterium genome encodes:
- a CDS encoding type I restriction-modification system subunit M, protein MGKELEYLLWMAAHIITGPIDASDYKTYIFPILFFKRINDVYNEEFETAMELYGDEDLANAAEQHRIQIPKGCRWSDVLSTTKDVGKALQGAFRCVEKANPHLYGIFGDAPWTNKDRLPDALITELLNHFHQIPMGVKDVRDDDMGRAYEFLIKKFADKANKKAGEFYTPRTVVRLMVNVLDPKAGEVVYDPACGTGGMLLETIHHVQERGEDPRLLTLKGQEKNLTTEAIARMNLFLHGMEDFQIIRGDTMRDPKFTDGDKLETFDCVIANPPFSLEEWGHDSWSADQYNRHAYGIAPKKNGDFAWVMHMYASMRDDTGRMAVVVPHGVLFRGSSEAKIREALIKNGALECVIGLAENLFYGTGISACVLVLRKDKKTLNRKEVLFINADEIYTKGRAQNTISEGQADEIYDIYKRQHEAAEEIEGVSRWVPISEIEENDFNLNIARYVQKPLEEETITVEEALKDFKQKLADLEQAEDELEALLAKEGFEL, encoded by the coding sequence ATGGGTAAGGAGTTAGAGTATTTACTCTGGATGGCCGCGCATATCATTACCGGGCCTATCGATGCGTCTGATTACAAGACCTACATCTTCCCGATCTTATTCTTCAAGCGCATCAACGATGTCTATAACGAGGAATTTGAAACGGCGATGGAGCTTTATGGTGATGAGGACCTTGCCAACGCTGCTGAGCAACACCGCATTCAAATTCCAAAAGGCTGCCGCTGGAGCGATGTGCTTTCAACCACAAAAGATGTCGGTAAAGCCCTGCAAGGTGCTTTCCGCTGTGTTGAAAAAGCCAATCCGCACCTCTATGGCATATTTGGTGATGCGCCGTGGACCAACAAAGATCGCTTGCCCGACGCCTTAATCACGGAGCTGCTCAATCATTTCCATCAAATTCCGATGGGTGTGAAGGATGTGCGTGACGATGACATGGGCCGCGCTTATGAATTTTTGATCAAGAAATTTGCTGATAAGGCCAATAAAAAAGCGGGTGAGTTCTATACACCGCGTACTGTTGTCAGACTGATGGTCAATGTCCTTGATCCAAAAGCAGGTGAAGTTGTCTATGACCCGGCTTGCGGTACAGGCGGCATGCTGCTTGAAACAATCCATCACGTTCAGGAGCGCGGCGAAGACCCACGGCTCTTGACGCTCAAAGGCCAAGAAAAAAACCTGACCACCGAAGCCATAGCCCGCATGAACCTGTTTCTGCATGGCATGGAAGATTTTCAGATCATTCGCGGTGACACGATGCGCGATCCCAAATTTACCGATGGTGACAAGCTGGAAACTTTCGATTGCGTGATCGCCAACCCGCCATTCAGCCTTGAAGAATGGGGACATGACAGCTGGAGCGCTGATCAATATAACCGCCATGCCTACGGCATCGCCCCGAAAAAGAACGGCGACTTTGCTTGGGTCATGCACATGTATGCTTCTATGCGTGATGACACAGGTCGGATGGCCGTTGTTGTGCCGCATGGCGTATTGTTCAGAGGAAGCTCAGAAGCCAAAATCCGTGAGGCGCTTATTAAAAATGGCGCTCTGGAATGTGTGATTGGCCTTGCAGAAAATTTGTTCTATGGCACAGGGATTTCCGCTTGTGTGCTTGTCCTGCGGAAAGACAAGAAAACGCTGAACCGTAAAGAAGTCCTCTTTATCAACGCTGATGAGATTTACACCAAAGGCCGCGCTCAAAACACCATAAGCGAAGGCCAAGCCGATGAAATCTACGACATCTATAAACGCCAGCATGAAGCAGCGGAAGAAATTGAGGGCGTAAGTCGCTGGGTGCCGATTTCAGAAATTGAAGAAAACGACTTTAACCTCAACATTGCGCGATATGTGCAAAAGCCGCTTGAGGAAGAAACCATCACGGTGGAAGAAGCCCTGAAAGATTTCAAACAGAAACTTGCCGATCTTGAACAGGCAGAAGATGAATTAGAGGCCCTGCTAGCCAAGGAGGGTTTCGAGCTATGA
- a CDS encoding type I restriction-modification system subunit M, producing the protein MSITQKQLEDLLWGAAVLLRGQIEASDYKQYIFPLLFYKRMDDVYQEEYIEALELYEDDELAKKPEQHRFVIPDNARWSVVQSTTKDVGKVLKDALRAIEKSNPRLYGVFGDAVWTNKERLPDHLLVSLINHFSQIPLGVKDIDQDDLGNAYEYLIKQFADDSGHTAAEFYTNRTVVHLMTRILGLQPGETAYDPTCGTGGMLLNAVMDLRKDDREWRTVKLYGQEVNLLTSAIAKMNMLLHDIEEFDIARGDTLKEPKFTKGDKLQQFDVIFANPPYSIKKWDREAFGSDLYGRNMHGVPPQGCADYAFFQHIMKSLNSKTGRAAMLWPHGVLFRDQEEDIRKGVIASDLVEAVIGLGPNLFYNSPMESCVVLLRHNKTADRKNKIVFVNGVHEVTRERATSFLSDDNLEKLVEAYYEPEDHPDIARLVDLDEVKDNLFNLSIPLYVTAKNGNGNDAEEQDLEGAIEDWKISRTLLKKQTNKLFDSLKELGYEA; encoded by the coding sequence ATGAGCATCACGCAGAAACAACTGGAAGATTTGCTCTGGGGCGCGGCTGTTTTGCTGCGCGGTCAAATCGAAGCATCGGATTACAAACAATACATCTTCCCATTGCTGTTTTATAAACGCATGGATGATGTCTATCAGGAAGAATATATTGAAGCGCTTGAGCTTTATGAAGATGATGAGCTTGCCAAAAAGCCTGAACAGCACCGATTTGTCATTCCCGACAATGCCCGCTGGAGCGTGGTGCAATCCACCACCAAGGATGTTGGGAAAGTCCTGAAAGATGCCCTGCGAGCCATCGAAAAATCCAACCCGCGCCTGTATGGCGTGTTCGGCGATGCCGTATGGACGAACAAAGAGCGCCTGCCTGACCATTTGCTGGTATCGCTAATCAACCATTTCAGCCAAATTCCGCTCGGCGTGAAGGACATTGATCAGGATGATCTGGGTAACGCTTACGAATATCTGATCAAGCAATTCGCCGATGATTCCGGCCATACCGCCGCTGAGTTTTACACCAACCGTACCGTTGTGCATTTGATGACACGTATCCTTGGCTTGCAGCCGGGTGAAACTGCTTACGATCCCACCTGTGGCACAGGCGGTATGCTGCTCAATGCCGTCATGGATTTACGCAAAGACGACCGCGAATGGCGCACCGTCAAACTCTATGGGCAAGAGGTCAATCTTTTGACCTCAGCGATTGCCAAGATGAACATGCTGCTCCACGATATTGAGGAATTTGATATCGCCCGTGGCGATACGCTGAAAGAGCCCAAATTCACCAAAGGCGACAAGCTCCAGCAATTCGATGTGATCTTTGCTAACCCGCCATACTCCATTAAGAAATGGGACCGGGAAGCATTTGGATCGGACCTATATGGCCGTAACATGCATGGCGTGCCGCCGCAGGGCTGTGCTGATTATGCGTTTTTCCAGCACATCATGAAAAGCCTGAACTCAAAAACAGGCCGCGCCGCCATGCTTTGGCCGCATGGCGTACTGTTCCGTGATCAGGAAGAAGATATCCGCAAAGGCGTGATTGCCAGTGATTTGGTTGAGGCCGTCATCGGCTTGGGGCCAAATCTGTTTTACAACAGTCCCATGGAATCTTGCGTGGTGCTGCTGCGTCATAACAAAACTGCAGACCGCAAAAACAAGATCGTTTTTGTGAATGGCGTGCATGAAGTCACCCGCGAACGCGCCACCAGCTTTTTATCCGATGACAACTTGGAAAAGCTGGTCGAAGCCTATTACGAGCCAGAAGACCACCCGGATATCGCGCGGCTGGTCGATCTGGATGAGGTCAAAGACAATTTATTCAACCTGTCCATTCCGCTCTATGTCACCGCCAAGAACGGTAATGGCAACGATGCGGAAGAACAAGATTTGGAAGGCGCGATTGAAGATTGGAAAATCTCTCGCACTCTTCTCAAAAAACAAACAAACAAGCTGTTCGATAGCTTGAAAGAGTTGGGATATGAGGCGTAA
- a CDS encoding restriction endonuclease subunit S: protein MQLTEKQKTEGWRIVKFGDVAKECKEKVDRDNNPFEKYVAGGDMDSENLRISRWGVFGDDYVGPAFHRVFRKGQILYGSRRTYLKKVAVADFDGITANTTFVIEPRKDSFLVPGLLPHIMLSDCFTKHSVANSKGSTNPYIVWSDIAKYEFPLPPRPRQEEMLEVFEKIEDNLFQYEQSLSQADRTLSVLRYEKMMKHDEGDELQSISSVAEINPKCQPNKGSPITFCDMAALDTDSKSISGELIKKEKPSGTRFMNGDVLFARITPCTENGKLALVDFLKDGETGYGSTEFIVLRGNKVEPLYLYHLCRTRKLRHYAIDRMIGTSGRKRVPKEVFDEIKVPLPSKDEQQKILNVLESIEGQKENIKTSVKSLIGVRNKYLKNILEEAA from the coding sequence ATGCAGTTAACAGAGAAACAAAAAACAGAAGGCTGGCGCATCGTTAAATTTGGTGATGTGGCAAAAGAATGCAAAGAAAAAGTAGATAGAGATAACAATCCCTTTGAAAAATATGTTGCTGGTGGAGATATGGATTCAGAAAATCTGAGAATTAGCCGTTGGGGTGTGTTCGGAGATGATTATGTCGGTCCTGCTTTTCATCGAGTATTCAGAAAGGGGCAAATCCTTTATGGCTCCCGTCGTACGTATTTAAAAAAAGTAGCTGTTGCGGATTTTGATGGAATCACGGCAAATACCACATTTGTTATAGAGCCGAGGAAAGATAGTTTCTTAGTGCCTGGTTTGTTGCCACATATCATGCTTTCTGATTGTTTTACAAAACACTCGGTTGCGAATTCAAAAGGCTCCACGAATCCATATATAGTTTGGTCTGATATTGCTAAATATGAATTCCCACTGCCACCCCGCCCACGGCAGGAGGAGATGCTAGAGGTTTTTGAGAAAATTGAAGACAACCTTTTTCAGTATGAGCAATCATTGTCCCAAGCAGACCGAACGCTTTCTGTCTTGCGATACGAAAAAATGATGAAGCATGATGAAGGCGATGAATTGCAAAGCATTTCAAGTGTTGCTGAGATCAATCCCAAGTGCCAACCAAACAAGGGCAGCCCAATTACGTTTTGTGATATGGCAGCACTAGATACCGATAGTAAAAGTATTTCTGGAGAACTGATTAAAAAGGAAAAGCCTTCCGGAACAAGGTTTATGAATGGTGATGTATTATTTGCACGCATAACACCATGCACAGAAAACGGTAAGCTCGCTCTCGTGGATTTCCTTAAAGATGGTGAAACTGGTTATGGCTCTACAGAGTTCATTGTGCTGCGTGGGAATAAAGTAGAACCTCTTTATCTTTACCATTTATGTCGGACGAGAAAGCTCCGACACTACGCAATTGATAGAATGATTGGGACTTCTGGCCGTAAAAGGGTGCCGAAGGAGGTCTTTGACGAAATCAAGGTTCCATTACCGTCTAAAGATGAACAGCAGAAGATACTTAACGTATTAGAGTCAATCGAAGGACAAAAAGAAAATATAAAGACATCTGTCAAATCTTTGATTGGTGTAAGAAATAAATACTTAAAAAATATTCTTGAGGAGGCAGCATGA
- a CDS encoding HsdR family type I site-specific deoxyribonuclease, whose translation MSGFNEANTIEEAIRDRLAALPGDHWTFIHGAELPREAQDVLIESWLKDALCRLNPDIAKDPEKADEVIYKLRGVLLEASHSGLVRANELFTEWLRGEKSMPLGKDGEHITINLIDYHDHSKNQYVVSQQVPSMGAKNAFFDLVLYVNGIPLVVGEVKTPVRMAISWQDGASDFMGGDKHYWHNQSSFFVPNLLCFATEGKTFAYGAVNAGFKHWMPWHKTTDGDEIAQNMNTVLTSAERLLEPQTLLELLQSFALYSATKLPNTNVIKRIKLLPRYPQYEAAKQIVDRVKSGEIRKGLIWHFQGSGKSLLMLYAAKMLKADPDLKNPTVVVVVDRVDLDSQINTTFDNADVKNVTPVKSCKQLSKELEHDSRNILVTTVFKFDDVEIDENNKDGLNPRENIIVLVDEAHRTQEGMLGEKMRWALPNAYFFGLTGTPISGIERNTFRLFGADQDQGRYMNRYSYKQSIRDEATLPVKFEPRLAELRVDQEAIDKEFDALAEANNLTEEEKTQLSQKAGKLAHLLKAPKRMEAIANDIQEHFTSHVEPKGLKAMVVVYDREACVLMYDLLTKRFGEGTCEVVMNLSQGAIDDEKDENGNPKKKAADWVKWEKLGLPLDKEAFRRWQSIDASSTNQEKVLDQYRDSTDPLKILIVTAKLLTGFDAPICYCMYLDKPLHDHTLLQAMCRTNRLYDETKQHGLIIDYLGVFENLAKALAYDPKEIEGVVDQLGKYKDEVPVAIEKCLAFFDGVDRTVGGYEGLIAAQDCLASNEVRDQFAAQFNVLKKLWEALTPDPFLQPFQKDYRWLAQVYDSVRPVGGLGSLIWQSLGPETIRLIHQHTDIDQIRGDLDELVMDEDSIFTLTEAEQSRRSKTLEISLMAKVRKKSGDPRYVELGERLEKLREKYESGVLSSINWLKELLDAAREAVHLDNGSGHDEKIVEDNKTALSELFKEVRNDQTPEIISRIVDDIDKIVKATRFPGWQNTTAGDREMKQVLRKTLLKYQLHKDAELFEKAYGYISEHY comes from the coding sequence ATGAGCGGATTTAACGAAGCCAATACCATCGAAGAAGCCATCCGCGACCGCCTTGCTGCGTTACCGGGTGATCACTGGACATTCATCCACGGGGCCGAACTGCCGCGTGAGGCACAAGATGTGCTGATTGAAAGCTGGCTGAAAGATGCGCTATGCCGTCTGAATCCTGATATTGCCAAAGACCCTGAAAAAGCCGATGAGGTTATTTACAAGCTACGTGGTGTATTGCTGGAGGCCAGCCATAGCGGCCTTGTACGCGCTAATGAGCTGTTTACCGAATGGTTGCGCGGTGAAAAATCCATGCCGCTGGGCAAAGATGGTGAGCATATCACCATCAATTTGATTGATTATCACGACCATTCCAAAAACCAGTATGTGGTTTCACAACAAGTGCCATCCATGGGCGCAAAAAATGCCTTCTTTGATTTGGTGCTGTATGTGAACGGTATACCGTTGGTGGTTGGGGAAGTCAAAACACCTGTCCGCATGGCGATCAGCTGGCAAGACGGTGCCTCTGATTTTATGGGCGGTGATAAGCATTACTGGCATAACCAGAGCAGTTTCTTTGTGCCGAATCTTTTATGCTTCGCCACGGAAGGAAAGACCTTTGCCTATGGCGCAGTGAATGCCGGGTTCAAACACTGGATGCCTTGGCACAAAACCACAGATGGCGATGAAATAGCACAGAATATGAACACGGTCCTGACCAGTGCTGAACGCTTGTTGGAGCCGCAAACATTGTTGGAATTGTTGCAATCCTTTGCGCTGTATTCAGCCACCAAGCTACCCAACACCAATGTCATTAAACGCATCAAGCTGCTGCCGCGTTATCCGCAATATGAAGCGGCCAAACAAATCGTGGATCGTGTAAAAAGCGGCGAAATCCGCAAAGGGTTAATCTGGCACTTCCAAGGCTCCGGTAAATCCTTGCTGATGCTCTATGCCGCGAAGATGCTGAAAGCTGATCCTGATTTGAAAAACCCAACCGTGGTGGTTGTGGTGGACCGTGTCGATCTGGACAGCCAAATCAACACCACCTTTGACAATGCGGATGTGAAAAACGTCACCCCGGTGAAATCCTGTAAGCAGCTCTCCAAGGAGCTGGAGCATGATAGCCGGAATATCCTTGTGACCACCGTCTTCAAATTTGATGACGTGGAAATTGATGAGAACAATAAGGACGGCCTGAACCCACGCGAAAATATTATTGTTCTGGTCGATGAAGCGCACCGCACACAAGAAGGTATGCTGGGCGAAAAAATGCGCTGGGCGTTGCCGAATGCGTATTTCTTTGGCCTGACAGGCACACCGATCTCCGGCATTGAGCGCAATACATTCCGTCTCTTTGGTGCCGACCAAGACCAAGGTCGGTATATGAATCGCTATTCATACAAACAGTCCATTCGTGATGAGGCCACACTTCCTGTAAAGTTTGAACCGCGTCTGGCAGAGCTGCGTGTTGATCAAGAGGCCATCGATAAAGAGTTTGATGCACTGGCCGAGGCCAATAACCTGACGGAAGAAGAAAAAACACAGCTCTCACAAAAGGCTGGAAAGCTCGCGCATTTGCTTAAGGCTCCCAAACGCATGGAAGCCATCGCCAATGATATTCAAGAACACTTCACCAGCCATGTTGAGCCTAAAGGGCTGAAAGCCATGGTGGTGGTGTATGACCGCGAAGCCTGTGTTTTGATGTATGACCTGCTGACCAAGCGTTTTGGTGAAGGTACCTGCGAAGTGGTGATGAATCTCTCGCAAGGGGCGATTGATGATGAAAAGGACGAAAACGGCAATCCAAAGAAAAAGGCTGCCGATTGGGTGAAATGGGAAAAGCTGGGCCTGCCGCTAGACAAAGAAGCCTTTAGACGCTGGCAGTCTATTGATGCCAGCTCAACCAATCAGGAAAAAGTGCTCGATCAATATCGTGACTCCACTGATCCGCTGAAAATCCTGATTGTGACGGCTAAGCTCCTGACCGGATTTGATGCGCCGATTTGCTATTGCATGTATTTGGACAAGCCTCTGCACGACCACACATTGTTGCAAGCCATGTGCCGGACGAACCGCCTGTATGATGAAACCAAGCAACATGGTTTGATCATCGATTATCTGGGCGTGTTTGAAAATTTGGCAAAGGCGCTTGCCTATGATCCGAAAGAGATTGAAGGCGTTGTTGATCAGCTGGGCAAATATAAAGACGAAGTGCCTGTTGCGATTGAAAAATGCTTGGCCTTTTTTGACGGCGTTGATCGCACCGTTGGTGGATATGAGGGCTTAATCGCGGCGCAGGATTGCCTTGCCTCAAATGAGGTGCGTGACCAGTTTGCAGCACAATTCAATGTTCTGAAAAAATTGTGGGAAGCTCTAACTCCTGATCCATTCTTACAGCCATTCCAAAAGGATTATCGTTGGTTGGCGCAGGTGTATGATTCAGTGCGTCCTGTTGGTGGTTTAGGCTCATTGATTTGGCAGTCGCTTGGGCCAGAAACAATTCGCTTGATCCACCAGCACACAGATATTGACCAAATTCGCGGTGACCTTGATGAGCTGGTGATGGATGAGGATTCCATCTTCACTTTAACAGAGGCAGAGCAATCGAGACGCTCCAAAACACTGGAAATCAGTTTGATGGCTAAAGTTCGTAAGAAGTCAGGTGATCCCAGATATGTTGAGCTTGGCGAACGCCTTGAAAAACTCCGCGAAAAATATGAATCTGGGGTGTTAAGCTCTATCAACTGGCTCAAAGAACTTCTCGACGCTGCTCGTGAGGCTGTGCATTTAGACAATGGCTCTGGGCATGACGAAAAAATCGTCGAAGATAACAAAACGGCGCTGTCTGAATTATTTAAGGAAGTTCGCAACGATCAGACACCTGAAATTATCTCTCGTATTGTTGATGACATTGATAAAATTGTTAAAGCAACACGCTTCCCGGGATGGCAAAACACGACAGCAGGTGATCGTGAAATGAAGCAAGTGCTGAGAAAAACATTGCTCAAATATCAGCTGCACAAAGATGCGGAACTGTTTGAAAAAGCTTACGGCTATATTAGCGAACACTATTGA
- a CDS encoding DUF2130 domain-containing protein gives MNEIKCPHCQKAFKVDESGYSEILKQVRNSEFEKDLHDRLELAEKEKQSAILLAKEKTKNELKNDLAKLEKKLTELEAEKDKEITSLQAKINAAETEKKLALSEAVNKLEKERDTLANQLENKETEKRLLETSLKEKHEIELKSKDEAIEYYKDMKAKLSTKMLGETLEQHCEIEFNKLRSAGFQNAYFEKDNDASSGTKGDYIYREKEEGGIETISIMFEMKNEGDETATKKKNEDFLAKLNDDRNKKDCEYAILVSLLESESELYNAGIVDVSHRFPKMYVIRPQFFIPMITLLRNAAKNSLKYKSELALVKSQNIDVSNFENELNAFRDSFGKNFRLASDKFKKAIESIDKSIAQLQKTKDNLLSSENNLRLANNKAEDLTVKKLTKNNPTMKAKFDETK, from the coding sequence ATGAACGAAATCAAATGTCCACATTGTCAAAAAGCGTTTAAAGTAGATGAGTCTGGTTATTCTGAAATATTAAAGCAGGTTCGGAATAGCGAGTTTGAAAAAGATTTACATGACCGCTTAGAGTTGGCTGAAAAAGAAAAGCAGAGTGCTATTTTATTGGCCAAAGAAAAAACCAAAAATGAACTTAAAAATGACCTTGCTAAGCTTGAAAAAAAACTTACGGAATTAGAAGCAGAAAAAGACAAAGAAATTACCTCGCTTCAAGCCAAAATTAATGCGGCTGAAACTGAAAAGAAACTGGCTCTTTCTGAGGCAGTTAATAAACTGGAAAAAGAGCGTGATACACTAGCTAATCAACTAGAAAATAAAGAAACAGAAAAAAGGTTGCTTGAAACATCACTTAAAGAAAAACATGAAATTGAATTAAAAAGCAAAGATGAAGCAATTGAATATTATAAAGATATGAAAGCTAAGTTGAGTACTAAAATGCTAGGGGAAACACTTGAACAGCACTGCGAAATTGAGTTTAATAAGCTTAGATCTGCAGGTTTTCAAAATGCTTACTTTGAAAAAGATAATGATGCTTCTTCAGGTACTAAAGGTGATTATATTTATCGTGAAAAAGAAGAAGGTGGTATTGAAACCATTAGCATTATGTTTGAAATGAAAAATGAAGGCGATGAAACTGCTACAAAAAAGAAAAATGAGGATTTCTTAGCTAAACTCAACGATGATCGAAATAAAAAAGATTGTGAATATGCAATTTTAGTTTCATTGTTGGAATCGGAAAGTGAACTGTACAATGCTGGAATAGTAGATGTGTCGCATAGATTTCCTAAAATGTATGTAATTCGTCCACAGTTTTTTATTCCCATGATTACACTTCTGAGAAATGCAGCAAAAAATTCATTAAAATATAAATCTGAGCTTGCTTTAGTTAAATCTCAGAATATTGATGTGAGTAACTTTGAAAATGAGTTGAATGCTTTTAGGGACTCATTTGGTAAAAATTTTCGTCTAGCTTCAGATAAATTTAAAAAGGCAATAGAAAGTATAGATAAATCTATTGCGCAACTTCAGAAAACCAAAGATAACCTCTTAAGCTCCGAAAATAATTTAAGGTTAGCCAATAATAAAGCAGAGGATTTAACAGTTAAAAAGCTTACAAAAAATAACCCCACAATGAAGGCAAAATTTGATGAAACAAAATAA
- a CDS encoding phosphotransferase, whose amino-acid sequence MGALDNKTLGFAKKRWGITDELQFVRRVANYIYYAPGSKIYLRLTEPWHRSVEQVNSELDWMFYLKSKGIELAQPIKSKNGQYCEVIENNHEPYIVSVFEEARGRKILEKEDFTEMVLSNWGELLGKMHKVTKDYMPSGIKKRSEWDQGEYHKNILTLASPEHGKIYDEFKRLEQDFSQLPKDKDSYGLIHADLHAGNFHIDKNHQIIPFDFDDAIYSWFMYDIVVFLSALERFDLDWTFVKGSIFEGYSKHNPISEFWIKQAPDFYRYRLILLHYYFMRCSADPKRDQASVELMLLQAKEYRDFFDLEKSCPF is encoded by the coding sequence ATGGGCGCTCTTGATAATAAAACATTAGGCTTTGCTAAAAAACGTTGGGGAATAACTGACGAATTACAGTTTGTTAGAAGAGTTGCAAATTATATTTATTATGCACCTGGTTCAAAAATTTACCTTAGGTTAACAGAGCCTTGGCATAGAAGCGTAGAGCAAGTTAATTCTGAGCTTGATTGGATGTTTTACTTAAAATCTAAAGGAATTGAGCTGGCTCAGCCTATCAAATCTAAAAACGGTCAATATTGTGAAGTTATAGAGAATAATCATGAGCCGTATATTGTTTCAGTATTTGAAGAAGCAAGAGGGAGAAAAATCTTAGAAAAAGAAGATTTTACAGAAATGGTCTTGTCAAACTGGGGTGAGCTTTTGGGTAAAATGCACAAAGTCACTAAAGACTATATGCCGTCAGGTATTAAAAAAAGATCTGAGTGGGATCAAGGAGAGTACCATAAGAATATCTTAACCTTAGCAAGCCCAGAACATGGCAAAATATATGATGAGTTTAAGAGGCTTGAACAGGACTTTTCTCAATTACCTAAAGATAAAGACAGTTATGGTTTAATTCATGCCGATCTTCATGCAGGCAATTTTCATATTGATAAAAATCATCAAATTATTCCCTTTGATTTTGATGACGCCATTTATTCTTGGTTTATGTATGACATCGTTGTTTTTTTATCGGCTTTAGAACGATTTGATCTTGATTGGACGTTTGTTAAAGGTTCTATCTTTGAAGGCTATTCAAAGCATAACCCAATAAGTGAATTTTGGATTAAGCAGGCACCGGATTTCTATCGTTATAGGTTAATATTGCTGCATTATTATTTCATGAGATGTTCAGCCGATCCAAAACGTGATCAAGCCTCAGTGGAGTTGATGCTACTGCAGGCTAAAGAATATCGGGATTTTTTTGATTTAGAAAAATCATGTCCTTTTTAG
- a CDS encoding Fic family protein, protein MSTQYAWQLKDWKAFKHTPKKFAEYEAEFLHMAGMAYGLQKGLSEDDIAQFRVVHMVEEAYQTSAIEGETLNRESLQSSIKRYFELKSPQSKNHPKENGIAKMMVNLFHHFGADLDHQTLWDWHQMLMNGRTDLDAIGMYRFHEEPMQIVSQKHNLSTVHYQAPPSEHIKTEMDDYIKWFNTAEHTPLIKAGIAHLYFEMIHPFEDGNGRIGRALIEKSLAIALKKPSLIAISKEIEKHKTDYYAALEQANKSNQIDGWLDYFCKTILGAQKNSIVSIELLIQKSQFFSKHDAELNERQKKLMLKLFALEKDFVGGISVKNYIQLVLTSTATANRDLNDLIKKGILYKTGELKSTRYWFSLYKNMKLGKEMGKKNHDKR, encoded by the coding sequence ATGAGTACTCAATATGCGTGGCAGTTGAAAGACTGGAAGGCTTTCAAACATACACCCAAAAAATTTGCTGAATATGAAGCAGAGTTTTTACATATGGCAGGTATGGCGTATGGCTTACAAAAAGGCCTTTCAGAAGATGATATTGCTCAGTTTAGAGTTGTCCATATGGTTGAAGAAGCCTATCAAACTTCGGCTATTGAAGGCGAGACTCTTAATAGAGAGAGTTTGCAATCATCGATTAAGCGCTATTTTGAACTCAAATCTCCACAGTCTAAGAATCATCCTAAAGAAAACGGTATTGCCAAAATGATGGTGAATTTATTTCATCATTTTGGAGCTGATTTAGATCATCAAACACTTTGGGATTGGCATCAAATGTTAATGAATGGTCGTACAGATTTAGATGCCATTGGAATGTATCGATTTCATGAAGAGCCTATGCAAATTGTTTCTCAGAAACATAATCTGAGCACTGTTCATTATCAAGCACCACCTTCAGAACATATTAAAACTGAAATGGATGACTATATAAAGTGGTTCAATACAGCTGAACATACTCCACTGATAAAAGCTGGGATTGCGCATCTCTATTTTGAGATGATTCATCCATTTGAAGACGGCAATGGCAGGATAGGAAGAGCTTTAATTGAAAAGTCTTTGGCTATAGCACTAAAGAAGCCGAGCTTGATTGCGATTTCAAAAGAAATTGAAAAGCACAAAACAGATTATTATGCTGCCTTAGAGCAGGCCAATAAATCAAATCAGATTGACGGTTGGTTAGATTATTTTTGTAAGACTATTCTAGGCGCACAAAAAAATAGTATTGTGTCGATAGAACTTTTGATTCAAAAGTCACAGTTTTTCTCAAAACATGATGCTGAACTAAATGAGAGGCAAAAAAAACTTATGCTTAAACTATTTGCTTTAGAAAAAGATTTTGTTGGGGGGATTAGTGTCAAAAACTATATCCAGTTGGTTTTAACGTCAACGGCAACAGCAAATAGAGATTTAAATGATCTGATAAAAAAAGGTATTCTTTATAAAACAGGTGAACTTAAATCCACCAGGTATTGGTTTAGCTTGTACAAAAACATGAAGCTTGGGAAAGAAATGGGAAAGAAGAATCATGACAAGAGATGA